The following are from one region of the bacterium genome:
- a CDS encoding ABC transporter substrate-binding protein, which translates to MVKRLLVLLVVVVIAVLVVAPSWGAKGAKKPYVIGAIFSTTGDNAPLGVPERETVQMLVEKVNKSGGIKGRPVKVEFYDDGGSPAQAVQACQKLLANKEVVAIIGPTLSGPSLAITQMCQNAKVPLVSCAASIKIVEPVKPYVFKTAQADSLAVEKIIVYLKSKKIKRVGFINDSNAYGSSGRDQWMAVAAKAGIKTVALESFNTADTSMTAQLTKIRAAKPQAIICWGTNPGPAIVAKDVKRLGIKIPLIMSHGVANMKFIELAGSAAEGVIFPAGKLIVAKEISSSDLQKKQLVKYSSQYIKTYKRPANTFGGHAWDAFTLVTDAIKKVGGDRAKVRKAIEGQKKFVGISGVFDFSSKDHAGLDKNAFALVQIKNGKWALK; encoded by the coding sequence ATGGTTAAGCGTTTGCTGGTTTTGTTGGTTGTTGTAGTTATTGCAGTGCTGGTTGTTGCACCGAGTTGGGGTGCAAAGGGTGCAAAAAAACCGTATGTCATCGGTGCGATCTTCTCGACCACTGGTGACAATGCTCCTCTGGGTGTGCCGGAGCGCGAAACTGTCCAGATGCTTGTAGAAAAGGTAAACAAGTCTGGCGGCATCAAGGGTCGTCCGGTAAAGGTTGAGTTTTACGATGACGGCGGCAGTCCTGCGCAGGCGGTGCAGGCGTGTCAAAAATTGCTGGCCAACAAGGAAGTGGTTGCAATAATCGGTCCCACTCTTTCGGGTCCGAGTCTGGCGATTACTCAAATGTGCCAGAATGCGAAGGTGCCGCTCGTCTCATGCGCGGCAAGCATCAAGATTGTCGAGCCGGTGAAGCCATATGTCTTCAAGACGGCGCAGGCCGATTCGCTCGCGGTTGAAAAGATCATCGTCTATTTGAAGTCGAAGAAGATCAAGCGTGTGGGATTTATAAATGATTCCAATGCATATGGTTCCAGCGGCCGCGATCAGTGGATGGCTGTAGCAGCGAAGGCTGGGATCAAGACGGTTGCGCTGGAATCGTTTAACACAGCCGACACTTCTATGACGGCTCAGCTCACCAAGATCCGCGCTGCAAAGCCTCAGGCAATCATCTGCTGGGGCACAAATCCCGGTCCTGCGATTGTGGCCAAGGATGTGAAGCGACTTGGGATCAAGATACCATTGATTATGAGTCATGGCGTCGCGAACATGAAGTTCATCGAACTCGCTGGAAGCGCAGCCGAGGGTGTGATATTTCCCGCCGGCAAGCTGATTGTTGCCAAAGAGATATCATCATCCGATCTTCAGAAGAAGCAGCTTGTGAAGTATTCCTCTCAGTATATTAAGACGTATAAAAGGCCTGCAAACACATTCGGCGGGCATGCGTGGGATGCGTTCACACTTGTGACGGATGCCATAAAGAAGGTGGGCGGCGACCGCGCGAAAGTCAGAAAAGCGATAGAGGGCCAGAAGAAGTTTGTCGGCATCAGCGGTGTATTTGATTTCAGTTCAAAAGATCATGCCGGCCTGGACAAGAATGCTTTTGCTCTCGTTCAGATAAAAAACGGCAAGTGGGCGCTCAAATAG
- a CDS encoding branched-chain amino acid ABC transporter permease, which translates to MDQLGQIPQLVVSGITSGCIYAIVAIGFSIIYNSTQVINLAQGEFVMIGAMVAAVLVAKFSLAVAFPVAVIAGCLVGAFVALCVIIPHKKASLVTLIIITVGASIMFRGLAQLFWGEQAIPVAPFTGRVTQFGVEDRIFHIFGAAARAQDLWVVGITALLVIGMHLFYKYTLVGQAMRACSMNPTGAKLAGISVKKMIVLSFVMAAAMGAVAGVTVSPVFYARCNMGTALGLKGFCAAVMGGLGSFGGGVAAGIVLGIIESLAGGLLSSDYGEAVAFVILLVILFVRPEGLLSRRKVVA; encoded by the coding sequence TTGGATCAATTAGGTCAGATTCCCCAACTGGTAGTCTCAGGGATTACCAGCGGATGCATATATGCGATAGTAGCGATCGGTTTTTCGATCATCTACAATTCCACCCAGGTGATTAACTTAGCTCAGGGTGAGTTTGTGATGATAGGCGCAATGGTTGCCGCAGTGCTGGTAGCGAAGTTCAGCCTGGCTGTTGCATTTCCGGTTGCGGTCATTGCGGGATGTCTGGTCGGCGCATTTGTGGCACTTTGCGTAATCATACCGCACAAGAAAGCGTCTTTGGTGACACTGATAATCATCACCGTAGGCGCTTCGATAATGTTTCGCGGTCTTGCACAGCTTTTTTGGGGTGAGCAGGCGATTCCGGTTGCTCCGTTTACGGGCAGGGTGACGCAATTTGGCGTTGAGGATCGAATTTTCCATATATTTGGAGCCGCAGCCAGAGCACAGGACCTATGGGTCGTAGGGATTACGGCGCTGCTGGTTATCGGAATGCACTTATTCTATAAATACACGCTGGTCGGTCAGGCGATGCGTGCTTGTTCTATGAACCCGACCGGTGCAAAGCTCGCCGGGATCAGCGTGAAGAAGATGATCGTGCTCTCGTTTGTGATGGCGGCGGCGATGGGCGCTGTTGCGGGAGTGACTGTCTCGCCGGTCTTTTATGCCCGCTGCAACATGGGCACTGCCTTAGGTCTAAAGGGCTTTTGCGCGGCTGTGATGGGAGGGCTGGGCAGTTTTGGCGGCGGAGTGGCGGCAGGAATAGTCCTGGGGATCATCGAGTCTCTGGCCGGGGGGCTGCTTTCGAGCGATTACGGCGAGGCAGTAGCTTTCGTTATTCTGCTGGTGATACTTTTTGTTCGACCAGAGGGTCTGCTTTCTCGCCGAAAGGTGGTGGCTTGA
- a CDS encoding branched-chain amino acid ABC transporter permease produces MAVETSAVVPVKVRRPAAESSLWNLLPFIIFVLVCAFLPRFTSETGLMLLIYIGISALLAIGLNLLMGYAGQISLGHAAFFGIGAYTSAILTVRPISSEVIPGFSAGVGIIAGVAALMSIARVTGGRLALGAVALVLLGWVAALSRSHFVATLLIYGVGMALFGIAMRIKWWRAGAAGIICALSAAVCDRFLLGVLSKGGASPWTAMLVGIIFTSLIAYLIGGQVLRLKGHYLAMATLGFGVIVEIIFRQWTAVTGGSSDGIFGIPSIAWLDGSPGFVRNIFALLAGGQVDLQKQYYYLVWGFVFIALVLAVNIVRSRVGRAFRAVHSSEVAAESLGVDTQRYKIQVFVLSAAMASVAGSLHAHNAGVGYVNPGDFGFAVSVQLLVMVVVGGMASVWGALFGASVIQLLKNWMLNLDKADVSIMGLTLKGLDPIVFGAVLIMVMVMLPQGFVRGITDMAAAAWRTARRGRAK; encoded by the coding sequence ATGGCAGTCGAGACCTCTGCGGTGGTTCCGGTAAAGGTAAGACGTCCTGCGGCGGAATCGAGTTTATGGAACCTGCTGCCGTTTATCATTTTTGTGCTCGTATGCGCATTTTTGCCCAGGTTTACGAGCGAGACGGGGTTGATGCTGCTCATCTATATCGGGATCAGTGCGCTGCTTGCCATCGGGCTGAATTTATTGATGGGTTATGCAGGGCAGATATCTCTTGGTCATGCTGCATTCTTTGGCATCGGGGCATATACGTCCGCGATCCTCACTGTACGTCCAATATCCTCCGAAGTGATACCCGGGTTCAGCGCTGGAGTAGGCATCATTGCGGGTGTGGCGGCACTGATGTCTATCGCCAGGGTCACTGGCGGCAGGCTTGCGCTTGGAGCAGTGGCACTTGTTCTTTTAGGATGGGTTGCAGCGCTTTCGAGATCGCATTTTGTGGCAACACTGCTCATATATGGCGTCGGAATGGCACTCTTTGGCATCGCCATGAGGATAAAGTGGTGGAGAGCCGGGGCGGCAGGCATTATCTGTGCACTTTCGGCTGCCGTTTGTGACAGGTTCTTGCTGGGCGTGCTGTCGAAAGGCGGTGCATCGCCATGGACGGCCATGCTGGTCGGCATAATATTTACCTCGCTGATTGCCTATCTGATCGGCGGCCAGGTGCTGCGTCTCAAAGGTCACTATCTCGCCATGGCGACTTTAGGCTTCGGTGTCATTGTCGAGATAATTTTCAGGCAGTGGACTGCGGTGACCGGCGGTTCAAGCGACGGCATATTCGGCATTCCTTCCATAGCGTGGCTCGACGGTTCACCCGGGTTCGTGCGTAACATATTCGCATTGCTCGCGGGCGGCCAGGTCGATTTACAGAAGCAATACTATTATCTGGTTTGGGGTTTTGTATTCATAGCGCTCGTGCTTGCGGTCAATATTGTGCGAAGCCGTGTCGGAAGGGCTTTTCGGGCGGTGCACAGCAGCGAGGTTGCGGCAGAGTCACTAGGTGTGGACACACAGCGATACAAGATTCAGGTGTTTGTCTTGAGCGCAGCGATGGCATCGGTTGCAGGGAGCCTGCATGCACACAATGCGGGTGTCGGCTACGTGAATCCGGGTGATTTCGGGTTTGCGGTCTCGGTTCAGCTTTTGGTGATGGTAGTAGTCGGCGGAATGGCGAGTGTATGGGGTGCGCTTTTCGGCGCGAGCGTGATCCAGCTTCTCAAGAACTGGATGCTCAACCTCGACAAGGCTGATGTCAGCATAATGGGTCTTACGCTCAAGGGTTTGGACCCGATAGTTTTTGGCGCGGTGTTGATAATGGTGATGGTAATGCTGCCGCAGGGATTTGTGCGCGGCATTACGGATATGGCGGCTGCGGCATGGCGAACCGCACGGCGTGGAAGGGCGAAATAG
- a CDS encoding ABC transporter ATP-binding protein, with protein sequence MELLIEAKSVTRSFGGLVAVDNVDLMVVAGQTKALIGPNGAGKSTLLNLLTGVMPASGGDIRVCGVSIVGKPCYEVASLGLARTFQNVQLFENMTVLENVMVGCHCWSRQGIASAALRWAGHLREERKIFKESAAQLDRVGLADMAHMPSGSLPFGKQRMLEIARALASRPRLLLLDEPASGLSTRETDELCDLLRRIVKEGVSVLLVDHDMQFVMEISDEVMVLDQGKKIAEGTPYEVQNDAHVIAAYLGMEAR encoded by the coding sequence TTGGAATTACTCATTGAGGCAAAATCGGTAACACGTTCGTTCGGCGGGCTTGTCGCGGTAGACAATGTGGACTTAATGGTAGTCGCCGGGCAGACTAAGGCGCTCATCGGTCCCAACGGAGCGGGCAAGAGCACACTGTTGAACCTGCTGACCGGCGTTATGCCCGCAAGCGGTGGTGACATACGTGTCTGCGGTGTCTCGATAGTGGGCAAGCCGTGTTATGAGGTCGCTTCATTGGGACTAGCCAGGACATTTCAGAATGTCCAGCTCTTTGAGAACATGACGGTTTTGGAGAATGTTATGGTCGGCTGCCACTGCTGGAGCAGGCAGGGGATCGCGTCGGCTGCTCTCAGGTGGGCAGGTCACCTGCGTGAAGAGAGGAAGATTTTCAAAGAGTCGGCTGCACAGCTCGACAGGGTAGGTCTTGCCGACATGGCACACATGCCGTCGGGCAGCCTGCCGTTCGGCAAACAGAGGATGCTGGAGATAGCGCGGGCGCTTGCGAGCAGACCCAGGCTGCTGCTGCTGGACGAACCGGCTTCTGGTCTATCGACCCGCGAGACCGATGAACTCTGTGATCTCCTGCGGCGTATAGTCAAGGAGGGTGTAAGCGTGCTCCTGGTCGACCATGACATGCAGTTTGTAATGGAGATTTCGGACGAGGTAATGGTGCTCGATCAGGGCAAAAAGATCGCCGAGGGCACGCCCTACGAAGTCCAGAACGACGCTCATGTGATTGCGGCCTATTTGGGCATGGAGGCGAGGTAG
- a CDS encoding ABC transporter ATP-binding protein — MLRIRSLVTYYDRILALRGISLHVDPGEIVAIVGPNGAGKTTALNTISGVIQAGTGEVCFAGENVTGKSSERLVEMGLVQVPEGRQLFAGMTVYENLILGAYRRGRLAKKAHMSSDLERVYEVFPRLSERATQLAGTLSGGEQQMLAIGRALMAAPKMLLLDEPSMGLAPLVVKEIFKVIVDLRKTGTTVLIVEQNAKAALGIAKRAYVMETGRIVMEGQASELAKNPEIQRAYLGKGYRQMSER; from the coding sequence GTGCTCAGGATTCGCAGTCTTGTCACATATTACGACCGCATTCTAGCCCTGCGAGGCATATCACTTCATGTCGATCCTGGCGAGATTGTGGCGATTGTCGGACCGAACGGCGCGGGCAAAACGACCGCGCTCAACACGATATCGGGTGTGATACAAGCCGGTACCGGCGAAGTATGTTTTGCGGGCGAGAACGTGACAGGCAAGTCATCGGAGCGCCTTGTCGAGATGGGGCTTGTGCAGGTGCCTGAAGGCCGCCAGCTTTTTGCCGGGATGACGGTCTATGAAAATCTGATTCTTGGGGCATACAGGCGCGGCAGGCTTGCGAAGAAGGCTCATATGTCGAGTGATCTGGAAAGGGTCTATGAGGTATTTCCGAGGCTCAGTGAGAGGGCGACTCAGCTTGCCGGGACGCTTTCCGGCGGCGAGCAGCAGATGCTGGCGATAGGTCGTGCTCTGATGGCGGCGCCCAAGATGCTGCTGCTAGATGAGCCGTCGATGGGACTTGCGCCTTTGGTCGTAAAGGAGATTTTTAAGGTAATTGTCGACCTGCGCAAAACTGGGACAACCGTGCTGATTGTCGAGCAAAACGCAAAGGCTGCGCTTGGTATTGCAAAACGGGCATATGTAATGGAGACCGGCCGGATTGTGATGGAGGGTCAGGCTTCGGAGCTTGCCAAGAATCCTGAGATCCAACGGGCGTATTTGGGCAAGGGCTACAGGCAGATGTCTGAGAGGTAA
- a CDS encoding phenylacetate--CoA ligase, whose protein sequence is MPIWNRRYERMERDELEQLQLERLQLTVNRVYRNVPFYHKRFSQIGIVPEDIMSLGDISKLPFTTKDDLRDGYPYELFAVPLREIVRIHSSSGTASRPIVLGYTRDDLKHWAELVARVLSAAGLTKDDVVQIAFEYGLFTGGFGMHCGAERLGASVIPISSGNTERQVQIMEDFRSTALVGTPSYALYMIEVMDRMGVSPAGLSLRAGLFGGEPMSDNTRAKIESSLEVVATDNYGVSAVMGPGIAGECELKSGLHVNEDHFLIEIIDPVTFEVLPEGREGELVITTLTKEGLPMIRYRTRDITSITREPCRCGRTTLRIAPIMKRTDDMIIIRGVNVYPHEVERLLYDIEHVEPRYQIVLDREGGLDHLTLNIELAGHMISDQMLKLVELEEDIRRRVHGALGITPKVRLVEPKTLQSIGPKDRVVDNRERS, encoded by the coding sequence ATGCCTATTTGGAATCGTAGATACGAGCGAATGGAACGCGATGAGCTGGAGCAGCTTCAACTGGAGCGGCTGCAGCTTACGGTCAATCGAGTATATCGAAACGTGCCGTTTTACCACAAGCGATTTTCACAAATCGGCATTGTGCCCGAGGACATTATGTCACTGGGTGATATTTCCAAACTGCCGTTTACGACGAAAGACGACCTTCGCGATGGCTACCCTTATGAATTGTTTGCCGTTCCTTTAAGAGAGATAGTGCGGATACACTCATCTTCGGGCACGGCGTCACGGCCTATCGTCTTGGGATATACTCGGGACGACTTGAAGCATTGGGCTGAGCTTGTTGCACGGGTGCTGAGCGCAGCGGGGCTTACCAAGGACGATGTCGTGCAGATCGCATTCGAGTACGGACTTTTTACGGGCGGTTTCGGTATGCACTGTGGTGCGGAGAGGCTTGGGGCATCGGTTATTCCTATCTCCTCTGGAAACACCGAGCGTCAGGTCCAGATCATGGAGGATTTCCGAAGCACGGCTCTCGTGGGCACTCCCAGTTATGCGCTTTATATGATCGAAGTTATGGATCGCATGGGTGTATCTCCGGCGGGCCTGAGCTTAAGGGCAGGTCTATTCGGCGGTGAGCCGATGAGTGATAATACGAGGGCAAAGATCGAGTCGAGCCTAGAGGTAGTTGCGACGGACAATTACGGTGTGAGTGCCGTGATGGGACCCGGCATAGCGGGCGAATGTGAGTTGAAAAGCGGCCTGCATGTGAACGAGGATCATTTTCTGATAGAGATTATTGACCCTGTGACGTTCGAGGTCCTGCCGGAGGGTCGGGAGGGCGAGTTGGTAATAACGACTCTCACCAAGGAGGGTCTTCCTATGATCCGATATCGGACCAGAGACATCACCTCCATCACACGCGAGCCATGCAGGTGCGGGCGGACGACGTTGAGGATAGCGCCAATAATGAAACGCACCGACGATATGATTATCATTCGTGGGGTGAATGTGTATCCACATGAGGTCGAGAGGCTCCTTTATGATATCGAGCATGTCGAGCCTCGCTATCAGATAGTTTTGGATCGTGAGGGTGGGCTGGATCATCTGACTTTAAATATCGAACTGGCCGGCCACATGATCAGCGACCAGATGCTCAAGCTGGTCGAGCTTGAAGAGGATATCAGGCGTCGTGTTCACGGTGCATTGGGCATTACGCCGAAAGTACGACTTGTAGAGCCGAAGACACTTCAGTCCATAGGTCCCAAAGACCGTGTAGTCGACAACAGAGAGAGAAGTTAA